Proteins encoded together in one Triticum dicoccoides isolate Atlit2015 ecotype Zavitan chromosome 7B, WEW_v2.0, whole genome shotgun sequence window:
- the LOC119342235 gene encoding protein trichome birefringence-like 21, which yields MQKLQLASPTAVSLPALCLFVLFLLAARQQRSLLDTYRSGFASVSSSDSPRLEPGRPAVGRVPKGCDIFRGEWVPDDGGEPYYTNRTCPLIQEHQNCMKYGRPDLGFLRWRWRPAQCELPRFDAAAFFDAVRGRSMAFVGDSLARNHMQSLMCLLSKLEYPKDISTTKNQEFRTLYYESYNFTISTFWSPFLVKANQSDADYGSGRLWNIYLDEPDDAWLPGVAGADYLVLSAANWFTRPSLFYESGRLVACHYCLVPGVPDLTLRHSQRVAFRTVLRAVTSHPGFKGTAIVRTVSPTHFEGGEWNKGGDCRRTRPYAANETRMAGLSLDFHTAQVEEFAQEEEAARRRGGGGARLVLMDTTAAMLLRPDGHPSRYGHWAHENVTLYKDCVHWCLPGPIDAWNEMLLQMVLP from the exons ATGCAGAAGCTCCAGCTCGCCAGCCCGACCGCAGTGTCCCTCCCGGCGCTCTgcctcttcgtcctcttcctcctcgccgcgcGCCAGCAACGCTCGCTCCTCGACACCTACAGGTCCGGGTTCGCCTCAGTTTCCTCGTCGGACTCGCCGCGGCTCGAGCCCGGGCGTCCTGCTGTCGGCCGGGTACCCAAGGGATGCGACATTTTCCGGGGCGAGTGGGTGCCGGACGACGGCGGCGAGCCGTACTACACGAACCGGACCTGCCCGCTGATCCAGGAGCACCAGAACTGCATGAAGTACGGCCGCCCCGACCTCGGGTTCCTTAGGTGGCGCTGGCGGCCGGCGCAGTGCGAGCTCCCGCGGTTCGACGCGGCGGCCTTCTTCGACGCCGTCAGGGGCCGCTCCATGGCCTTCGTCGGGGACTCGCTCGCCAGGAACCACATGCAGTCCCTCATGTGCCTCTTGTCCAAG CTGGAGTACCCCAAAGACATTTCCACGACGAAAAACCAAGAATTCAGGACACTGTACTACGAGTCTTACAACTTCACCatctccaccttctggtcgccgttcCTCGTCAAGGCGAACCAGTCTGACGCCGACTACGGcagcggccggctgtggaacatctACCTCGACGAGCCGGACGATGCCTGGCTGCCCGGCGTGGCGGGCGCCGACTACCTCGTCCTCTCGGCCGCGAACTGGTTCACGCGGCCGTCACTGTTCTACGAGTCCGGCCGCCTCGTCGCCTGCCACTACTGCCTCGTCCCGGGCGTGCCCGACCTCACGCTGCGGCACTCGCAGCGCGTGGCGTTCCGCACGGTGCTGCGGGCGGTTACGAGTCACCCGGGCTTCAAAGGGACGGCGATCGTGCGGACGGTGTCGCCGACGCACTTCGAGGGCGGGGAGTGGAACAAGGGCGGCGACTGCCGGCGGACGCGGCCGTACGCGGCGAACGAGACGCGCATGGCCGGGCTGAGCCTCGACTTCCACACGGCGCAGGTGGAGGAGTtcgcgcaggaggaggaggcggccaggaggagaggagggggcggCGCGAGGCTGGTGCTGATGGACACCACGGCGGCGATGCTGCTCCGGCCGGACGGCCACCCGAGCCGGTACGGGCACTGGGCGCACGAGAACGTGACCCTGTACAAGGACTGCGTGCACTGGTGCCTGCCGGGCCCCATCGACGCGTGGAACGAGATGCTGCTCCAGATGGTACTGCCATGA